A genomic segment from Equus przewalskii isolate Varuska chromosome X, EquPr2, whole genome shotgun sequence encodes:
- the FAM236B gene encoding protein FAM236D: MIFTPFLPPPDLYVEGQLEDTEEFVVLSDTTESPSNVTGLPREPAGPQRSWRSWFQRALACFTKSFRGGYQTLGNRPRDPQTKIHEW; the protein is encoded by the exons ATGATCttcactcccttccttccacctccTGACCTG tatgTGGAAGGCCAGCTTGAAGACACTGAGGAATTTGTTGTTTTGTCTGACACCACGGAGAGCCCATCCAATGTCACAGGCTTGCCCAGGGAGCCTGCTGGTCCCCAAAGGTCTTGGAGGAGCTGGTTCCAGAGAGCCCTGGCATGTTTCACCAAGTCTTTCAG GGGAGGATACCAGACACTTGGAAACAGACCACGGGACCCACAGACAAAGATCCATGAATGGTGA